CGAACAATGAGATGACACTGATTGAGACAAATAATTTTGAAAACGATAGCTTGGTCATGCGAACGCTCCTTTACATGTAGCAATATGGAGTCATATTACTATGTAAAGACAATTCTTACATGAGGACAAAGCATCGATTTGATTAACGATACCGGTTCCATAACCGCTCCGCCTGCTCTCGCATCATCTCCCGCAGTTCAGTCGGCTCGACTACCTCGACTTCCGCCCCGGCCGCGAGCAATTGCCGCGACAAGAAAGGCAACTCGGCTTCCGGTACGTCCCACTCATTCTTTTCAGCGATATCGGGTAATACGTCTTCAAGCAGACGGCGGCCGAGCGGGGTGATGTTGAGCCGGACGGTCCCGCCGCTTCGGTCGTCACTCGCCTCGAGCAGCGTCGCCAAATCGTCCGCTTCGAACGTCTCATCGAGCAGGCGCAGCGCTTCAATCCGGTCAATCCGATATTGGCGTAGCCCGTATTCCGAGAGACCATACACATACCATTTCGAATCGAGGAGCGCCATCCCGACCGGGGCGACGGTGAACGTGCGGCTGCCTTTCGTCGTCGCGTACGTCACCTCAATGTTGCGTCGTTGCTCGACCGCTTGAAACACGTCTTTCGTGAACGGCGCCGGTGGGACGGTCTTATTCCCGAGCCAAAGGATGTTCTTTTCGAGCTGTGCGATTTTCGTCTCGAGGTCGTGCGGCAATTCATTCACGTACCAGTCTGACAGCGTGTCCCTCATGTCCCCGAACGGCACGTCTGGAATCTGTTTCATCCATTTGAGGGTGAGGTAGAGCGCGACCGCTTCCTGTTCCCGGAGCTGGAGCGGGGGAAGCAGGCGGTTCGGCAACATCTCATAACCGCCGCCCGTGCCGGAGACGCTCCAAATCGGATAGCCGAGTTCCTCGAGCGTCAGCATATCGCGCTGAATCGTCCGGACCGAGGCACCCGTTTCAAGAGCAAGTTCATCCGCTGTGAACCGTCGACCCCGGTTCAATAGTCGAATCAAGTGCAAATGTCGTTTTTTCATCTCATTCATTCCCGTCATGTTTTGTCGTGTTTATCAAGTAAGCTGAATGTATCACGAATCAAGGAGGAATTCATCATGGCAAACGTCGTCTTATATATCGCGACAAGTTTAGATGGAAAAATTGCGCGCACGAACGATCAACTCGACTGGTTGTTCGCGGTCGAGGGGGAAGGGGACAACGGCTACGCCGACTTCTTCCAAACGGTCGGTGCGGTCATCATGGGACGTAAGACGTACGAGGAAGTGCTCCGGCTCGAGGACAATCATTACCCGTACGCAAACATCCCGAACTATATTCTGACGCGGAACCCGGACCGAGAAGCCGAGCACGTCACATTCACGGACGAGCTGATTGAGCAGCTAATCGAACGGTTGAAACAAGACGTCGACGGGGACATTTGGCTCGTCGGGGGAGGCGAGGTCATCAAAGCCGCGATGGAGCATGACTTGATTGACAGCTATGAAATCGCGATCGCTCCGGTCGTATTAGGTGAAGGGATTCCACTCTTCCCGGAAGGCACGAAAGAGACGAAGTTGAAACTGACGAGTCAACGCACGTCCGGACAGTTCGTCATGGTGACGTACGAGCGATAAACGAAAGACCAAGTTCGCAATGAACTTGGTCTTTTCTCATACATGCTTCCGTTGGAACGCGGCAATCGCTTCATACTCTTCCGCGAGATGACGCGAGAGTCGGATATAAATCGGTAGCAACTCCCGGTAAATCGTGGTCGCTTCATGATTGGGTGCATGTTCATGCGTCACTTGCGGCACGGCCGTGAAGTCGTCGATATCGCCGAACGCATACTCTCCGAGCATGACCGCCCCAAGACATGAGCTTTCATGGCTCTCCGGCACGACGACCGGCGTATCGAAGATGTCGGCCATCATCTGGCGCCACAGGCTCGACTGGGCGAACCCGCCCGTCGCGTGAATCCGATTCGGTGCGCCCGTCAATTCGTCGAGCGCCAGCATGACCGTATACAAGTTGAAGATGACGCCTTCCAACACCGAGCGGATGAAGTGCTCGCGCTTATGGTGGATGCTGAGGCCGAAGAACGAACCGCGTGCGTTCGAGTCCCAGAGCGGCGCCCGTTCCCCCATCAAATACGGATGGAACAGGAGTCCGTCTGAGCCCGGTTTGACCGTCTCGGCGATGCGCGTCAATACGTCATAGGCGTCCATGCCGAGCCGTTTCGCTGTCTCGACCTCGCTCGCCGCGAACTCGTCGCGGAGCCAGCGTAGGATGATGCCGCCGTTATTGACCGGTCCGCCGATGACCCAATGCTTGTCGGTCAAAGCGTAACAGAAGATGCGACCTTTCGGGTCCTCGACCGGTTTCCGGACGACCGTGCGGATGGCACCGCTCGTCCCGATCGTGACGGCGACGACGCCTTGTTCGAACGCCCCGACACCAAGGTTCGACAACACTCCGTCACTAGCCCCGATGACGAGTGGGAAGTCCCAGCCAAGCGTTTCAACAACATCCGATTTAAGCGTTAAAATTTCGGTCGTCGGCACGAGCTCGGACAGTTGCTCGGGCGTGACTCCGGCGACGTCGAGCGCCTCCGGATCCCAGTCGCATTCTTTCAAATTGAACAGCCCGGTCGCTGATGCGATCGAGTGGTCGATGACGAAACGACCGGTCAGGCGATAGAAAACATACTCTTTAATCGAGACGAACTTGGTTGCCTGATCGAACACGTCCGGATGCTCGGCTTTTAACCAACGCAGCTTCGATAGGGGCGCCATCGGATGGACCGGTGTGCCGGTGCGCATATGGAGCGCGCTCGCGTCGAAGTCGCGTTTGATTTCTTGCGTATACGGGTTGGCCCGGCTGTCGGCCCACGTGATGCTGTGGGTGAGCGGGCGACCCGACGCATCGAGGGCGATCAGGCTGTGCATCGCCGAACTGAACGAAGCGAAGCGGACCGGACCGTCGGCTTTGGCACGGACGGCGGAAATCGCCTCGAGCACGGCCCCGTAGATGACGACCGGGTCTTGCTCGGCCGTCTCCGTGTCCGGGGTGAGGAGCGGGTACAACACGTTATGTACCGCGAGTTGTTGCTGGTTATGAAACAGGACGGCTTTCGTGCTCGTCGTCCCGATATCGACGCCAATCGTGTACACACACATCACTTCCTAACTTAAATAATGAACAAGCTGATCA
This sequence is a window from Exiguobacterium mexicanum. Protein-coding genes within it:
- a CDS encoding helix-turn-helix transcriptional regulator, which encodes MKKRHLHLIRLLNRGRRFTADELALETGASVRTIQRDMLTLEELGYPIWSVSGTGGGYEMLPNRLLPPLQLREQEAVALYLTLKWMKQIPDVPFGDMRDTLSDWYVNELPHDLETKIAQLEKNILWLGNKTVPPAPFTKDVFQAVEQRRNIEVTYATTKGSRTFTVAPVGMALLDSKWYVYGLSEYGLRQYRIDRIEALRLLDETFEADDLATLLEASDDRSGGTVRLNITPLGRRLLEDVLPDIAEKNEWDVPEAELPFLSRQLLAAGAEVEVVEPTELREMMREQAERLWNRYR
- a CDS encoding dihydrofolate reductase family protein translates to MANVVLYIATSLDGKIARTNDQLDWLFAVEGEGDNGYADFFQTVGAVIMGRKTYEEVLRLEDNHYPYANIPNYILTRNPDREAEHVTFTDELIEQLIERLKQDVDGDIWLVGGGEVIKAAMEHDLIDSYEIAIAPVVLGEGIPLFPEGTKETKLKLTSQRTSGQFVMVTYER
- the gntK gene encoding gluconokinase, translated to MYTIGVDIGTTSTKAVLFHNQQQLAVHNVLYPLLTPDTETAEQDPVVIYGAVLEAISAVRAKADGPVRFASFSSAMHSLIALDASGRPLTHSITWADSRANPYTQEIKRDFDASALHMRTGTPVHPMAPLSKLRWLKAEHPDVFDQATKFVSIKEYVFYRLTGRFVIDHSIASATGLFNLKECDWDPEALDVAGVTPEQLSELVPTTEILTLKSDVVETLGWDFPLVIGASDGVLSNLGVGAFEQGVVAVTIGTSGAIRTVVRKPVEDPKGRIFCYALTDKHWVIGGPVNNGGIILRWLRDEFAASEVETAKRLGMDAYDVLTRIAETVKPGSDGLLFHPYLMGERAPLWDSNARGSFFGLSIHHKREHFIRSVLEGVIFNLYTVMLALDELTGAPNRIHATGGFAQSSLWRQMMADIFDTPVVVPESHESSCLGAVMLGEYAFGDIDDFTAVPQVTHEHAPNHEATTIYRELLPIYIRLSRHLAEEYEAIAAFQRKHV